A DNA window from Arachis hypogaea cultivar Tifrunner chromosome 18, arahy.Tifrunner.gnm2.J5K5, whole genome shotgun sequence contains the following coding sequences:
- the LOC140181597 gene encoding G-type lectin S-receptor-like serine/threonine-protein kinase At4g27290 yields MERFITLLLLCFSLLHDTAISITIETISTSQSLTDADIMLSPSRTFALGFFSSPENSKNRYLGIWYNRVSTTTVVWVANRNKPLYHSSGELKIAKDGILELYNSSTIAWSSNSSRFSQKPVIAVLLDSGNFVVKEAVRNNDDSTSFLWQSFDYPGDTLLPGMKLGIDLTTGMNRYLTSWTSRDDPSSGNYTFQLDITGYPRLCIRNGESKEHCGGSWNGVRFSGIPLLKQNSIFNYYFVSNQEEIYYTFELVNSSVYSRFSLTVDGIMTRYVWNAKNQSWSIYLAVPKDLCDYYGKCGVYGSCNIDNSPVCGCLKGFEPRVPEEWNQADWSNGCNRTNSLSCRGDGFAKFSSLKLPDTERTSWLNKTLSLVECAEICIRNCSCTAYAALDIRKEASGCLLWYGDLIDIRVLNDPQQDIYVRMSKKDLDEDENLKHKSDIRKLQIIVSSSVISVGILILCLSFTLYRCKKYKKNYRSMRGKPETDAHAIQEHQKEEELDLPLFDLATVISATDNFSINNILGKGGFGTVYQGMLEDGREIAVKRLSENTRQGLQEFKSEVMHIVKLQHRNLVKLLGCCIEADERMLVYEFMPNKSLDYFIFDNERSILLDWPQRFLIIIGIARGLLYLHQDSRHRIIHRDLKAGNILLDNEMNAKISDFGLARSFAGNENEASTVTIVGTYGYLSPEYLIDGIFSTKSDVYSFGVLLLEIVSGKRNRGFSNKNHRFNLLGHVWTFFMEGNCIEIVDTSIRNAANLSEVMRAIHVGLLCVQQSPEDRPSMSYVLMMLSSEWILPQPKMPGFFTERDLVGSSTTSSINGLTITQMVPR; encoded by the exons CATTTCCATTACCATAGAAACCATTAGCACTTCACAATCCCTCACTGATGCTGACATCATGCTTTCACCTAGCAGAACCTTTGCATTGGGATTCTTCAGTAGTccagaaaattccaaaaatcgTTACCTTGGAATATGGTACAATAGAGTATCAACAACCACCGTTGTATGGGTTGCCAATAGAAACAAACCACTCTACCACTCATCCGGAGAGTTGAAGATCGCCAAAGACGGGATTCTAGAGCTTTACAACAGTAGCACCATTGCTTGGTCTTCCAACTCATCAAGATTTTCACAGAAACCCGTTATTGCGGTTCTTTTGGATTCTGGTAACTTCGTTGTGAAGGAAGCAGTCAGAAACAATGACGATTCAACAAGTTTTCTTTGGCAGAGTTTTGATTACCCTGGTGACACTTTGCTACCAGGGATGAAGCTTGGAATCGATTTAACAACCGGCATGAATAGGTACCTAACTTCGTGGACAAGCCGCGATGATCCATCTTCAGGCAACTACACATTTCAGCTTGATATCACTGGGTATCCGCGATTATGTATAAGAAATGGCGAATCCAAGGAGCATTGTGGTGGATCTTGGAATGGTGTTCGGTTTAGTGGAATTCCTCTGCTAAAACAGAATTCCATATTCAACTATTACTTTGTCTCTAACCAAGAAGAGATATATTATACATTTGAGCTTGTTAATAGCTCAGTCTATTCAAGGTTTTCGCTAACCGTGGATGGAATCATGACGCGTTATGTCTGGAATGCTAAGAATCAAAGCTGGAGCATCTATCTAGCAGTACCAAAGGACTTGTGTGATTATTATGGCAAATGCGGCGTGTATGGTAGTTGTAACATAGACAACTCCCCAGTATGTGGATGCTTGAAAGGATTTGAACCTAGGGTCCCAGAAGAATGGAATCAAGCTGATTGGTCTAATGGCTGCAACAGAACTAATTCGTTAAGCTGTCGCGGAGATGGATTCGCGAAATTTTCTAGTCTCAAGTTACCGGACACAGAGAGGACATCATGGTTAAACAAAACTCTGAGCCTTGTGGAATGTGCTGAAATCTGCATCAGAAACTGCTCTTGCACTGCTTATGCTGCATTAGATATCAGGAAAGAGGCAAGTGGATGTTTACTGTGGTATGGTGACTTAATAGATATTAGAGTACTGAATGATCCACAACAAGATATTTATGTCAGAATGTCAAAGAAAGATCTAG atgaagatgaaaatttGAAACACAAATCCGACATCCGAAAGCTGCAGATTATTGTTTCTAGCTCAGTCATATCTGTAGGGATTTTGATCCTCTGTCTATCCTTCACCCTGTATAGATGCAAGAAGTACAAAAAAAACTATA GAAGCATGAGAGGCAAACCAGAAACAGATGCACATGCAATACAAGAGCATCAAAAGGAGGAAGAACTAGATCTACCCTTGTTTGATTTAGCTACAGTTATTTCTGCAACCGATAACTTCTCTATCAATAACATCTTGGGAAAAGGTGGTTTTGGAACTGTTTATCAG GGTATGCTGGAAGATGGAAGAGAAATAGCTGTTAAGAGACTCTCAGAAAATACTAGACAAGGTCTTCAAGAGTTCAAAAGTGAAGTAATGCATATAGTCAAACTTCAGCATAGGAATTTGGTGAAGCTTCTAGGATGTTGCATTGAAGCAGATGAAAGGATGTTGGTGTATGAGTTTATGCCAAATAAAAGCTTGGACTACTTCATATTTG ataATGAGAGGAGCATATTATTAGATTGGCCTCAACGCTTTCTTATCATTATTGGCATTGCACGAGGTCTTCTTTATCTCCATCAAGATTCAAGACATAGAATAATTCATAGAGATCTTAAAGCTGGAAATATTTTGTTAGATAATGAAATGAATGCTAAGATTTCTGACTTTGGATTAGCCCGAAGCTTTGCAGGAAATGAAAATGAAGCAAGTACAGTAACTATTGTTGGAACTTA TGGATATTTATCACCAGAGTATCTTATTGATGGAATATTCTCAACAAAATCTGATGTCTACAGTTTTGGTGTGCTACTATTAGAGATTGTTAGTGGAAAGAGAAATAGAGGATTCAGCAATAAAAATCATCGCTTTAATCTTTTAGGGCAT GTGTGGACATTTTTCATGGAAGGTAACTGCATAGAAATAGTTGACACATCCATCAGAAATGCAGCCAATTTATCCGAAGTCATGAGAGCAATTCATGTGGGCCTATTATGTGTGCAACAAAGTCCAGAAGACAGGCCGAGCATGTCGTATGTGCTTATGATGCTGAGTAGTGAATGGATATTGCCTCAACCAAAAATGCCTGGCTT